gaacaattaatcaaatggccactggacaaGTTCAACTGttttattatttgttactttagtttattggGTAAATATTCTCttcaactcttcttgaactgcactgtttgttaagggcttgtaaagtaaacatttcacggaaagatctacacttgttgtattcagcgcatgtgacaaattaaagtttgagttgatttgatttgactatgtaCCTTCTAAGCATGATGGTTGGCTCATGATTTGTTTGTACTGAAATCTATTCAGGGAGGATAAGGGTATATCATaggcagtgatgtagtggtaaaaccATTGACTGGTAAAGAGAGGCTGTGGACATCACCCTGATACCCGCCTTGGCCTCACTCCTCCTGGGCTTGGAGGACATCTTGGGGAGGGTGAAGTCGTCCACCAGGACCGTGTCGCCCACCCTGGTCCTGAACGGAGCCCTGTTGAGGCCCATGCAGTGCCTGGATGCTGCCCTCCTctgccccagcctcacccagcccTTTATCTGGAGATATGTCCGCATGGGCAGGGCCATACCTGGGAGGACCACCACAGAGCACAGCCTGGTGGCCAGGTGACTCACACACTCTCTGTGGCCGTACTGAAGGGCGATCCTCAGGGGGTCACGACCCTGGGGATCCCGACAGGCAAGGGTCAGAACGCTGCTGGCGATAAAGAGTTTGAGGATGGTGAGCTGGCCTCGTTCGATGGAGGCGACAGCGGGACACTTGGCGACGTCGGGGTGGGCCGTCTGGTGGCACCACTCACGGTAAGGGTGAACCCCCACCGGCTCAATGACACGCACCCCCCTCTCCAGCAGCCAGCCGGCCAGGTCCAGGTGGCCCAGAGAAGCAGCGATGTAGAGTGCCACCCGGAGCTGGAACCTGGAATAATACAGAATCAATGTATTTATAACACGTTTcaagttttttttgtcaagttcacAAGATACAGTGGGTTATAAAACAGTACaataaaatgcttacttgcaagctcttTCCCACAATGCAGTATTAAATATCAGGGTAAGAGGAAAAAACACGAGAatataagctatatacagggtcagtactatcattgtaaactatatacagggtcagtaccattattgtaagctatatacaggttcagtaccattattgtaagctatataaaGGTTCAGTACCATCACTGTTGATAGTAAGTCTATCATACagttcagtgtgtagatgtgtattcTGACCTCATCACAGGTCTCTCCCTAGACAGGTGTCGTTGGACGGTCAGTCTGTGTCCCAGGAAGCAGCCTCTGAGAAACTCCGCCCACCCATCCCAGGTGTCCAACCGTAGAGTAgcccctgagagacagagacacatgcaGGTTGTCCTCCTGGTTTCCATGAACCAAGAATGTATTCCATACAGTCCATTTGTCTCTGTGTTACATCCATAAGGTGTTGAGCCAGAGGACCATTGATCTACTGCACAAGGAAGGCCATACCCAGGTCAATGGCGTAGTCGTGCAGCCGGTTCCAGTCGTAGAGTTGCAGGCCGGTGGGAGAGCTCAGTCTGAAGGAGCTGACGGGAAGCCCACACTGCTGGGACACCAGGGTCATGAGCCTGGCCACAGACGTACTCAGGAGAAACACAGTGCCCAAGACTGAGAGGGTCTCCCCCGTCACGGCACTGAACACACGCACCACCGGCTCCCGCTGAAGTATAAGACCATGGACATACAGTAAATTCACTTGTTTTACATAAATAcctatgttgtgtttatacaccgagtacacaaaacattatgaacacctgttctttccatgacaaagactgaccaggtgaatccaggtgaaagctatgatcccttaatgatgtcacttgttaaatccacttcagtgtagatgaaggggagcggacaggttaaagaaggatttttaaaccttgagacaattgaggcataGATTGTGTATAAgtgtgcaattcagagggtgaatgggcaagacaaaatatttaagtgcctttgaacggggtagtaggtgccaggtgcactggtttgtgtcaagaactgcaatgctgctggggtttttcacactcaacagtttcctgtgtgtatcatgaatggtccaccacccaaagaacatccagccaacttggcacaactgttggaagcattggagtcaacatgggccagcatccctgttgaatgctttcgacaccttgtagagtccatgccccaacaaattgaggctgttctgatggcagaaggcggggtgcaactcaatattaggaaggtgttactaatgtttggtacactcagtatatataaGTTAGGAGTCATATAATTACAGGGGTAAGATGAAGTGGCTCCTTTGCACTGATCTTAGGTCTGGTTTGTGTTTTTACTGCTAATGGTAAAGGTTAGGATTTGGTGAGAGTAAACTGATCTGTGCCCAAGGGCAATTTCTATCCAGAGACAAATCAAAGGTCCATGCTATTTAAATTTATAATCTACCACCATCTCGTGGCTCAAACTTGTAACAACATTTTCTAATTCATGTGCTGTACTGAGTTTTGTTCTATCACATTGAACACTAATCTGGGTGCAGATTAAATTGAACACTAATCTGCGTGAAAATTAAATTGAAGACTAATCTGGGTGCAGATTAAATTGTTAACAGAAATATTATGAATATGTATTTCAATGAACCCAAAGGGCCTCTTCTTCTCCTACTATACGgcctgctgtgctctactgtactctgctgtactctactgtactctactgtactctgtctgctgtactttactgtagtctgctgtgctctacagtactctgctgtactctgctgtgctctactgtagtctgctgtactctgctgtactatACACCACTGGGTATACAGACTCTTCAGATACTGTTAGCGAACACCAGACTGAGGTCGAGGCGATTACATGGGGAAAAGGTTTATGACTGTAAGGGTGTTTGGTACAAAGGCAACACTACATCGGGCCACATTTCAGCTCTATCCCAGGTCAACCATACAATACTATAGATTTCCACTCTAGTCAACCAgcaagaaggagagacagacagaaggtctGGCTTTGACTATGTCAATGATGGGATGTGTAAGTAAGGAGTAAAGAACACAAATAAACATTATTCTGATGGTTACATTTGTACTTAGATACATAACCACTCTCCTCTGTTAGCAAATCTTCCACAGAACTTTGTGGAACAGAGTGAGTTCTGTCCCTGTCTGGCTCTGGACATGTACCCAGGGACCTCTGTACAACAACACTTCACACTCACGAAGCAGTGTTCTTACTAACCAATCACTCTACCATAACCATGGTCTCGGTATAAAGCAGTGTCCTTACTAACCAATCACTCTACCATAACCATGGTCTCAGTATAAAGCAGTGTCCTTACTAACCAATCACTCTACCATAACCATGGTCTCGGTATAAAGCAGTGTCCTTACTAACCAATCACTCTACCATAACCATGGTCTCAGTATAAAGCAGTGTCCTTACTAACCAATCACTCTACCATAACCATGGTCTCAGTATAAAGCAGTGTCCTTACTAACCAATCACTCTACCATAACCATGGTCTCGGTATAAAGCAGTGTTCTTACTAACCAATCACTCTACCATAACCATGGTCTCGGTATAAAGCAGTGTCCTTACTAACCAATCACTCTACCATAACCATGGTCTCAGTATAAAGCAGTGTCCTTACTAACCAATCACTCTACCATAACCATGGTCTCGGTATAAAGCAGTGTCCTTACTAACCAATCACTCTACCATAACCATGGTCTCAGTATAAAGCAGTGTCCTTACTAACCAATCACTCTACCATAACCATGGTCTCAGTATAAAGCAGTGTCCTTACTAACCAATCACTCTACCATAACCATGGTCTCGGTATAAAGCAGTGTCCTTACTAACCAATCACTCTACCATAACCATGGTCTCAGTATAAAGCAGTGTCCTTACTAACCAATCACTCTACCATAACCATGGTCTCAGTATAAAGCAGTGTCCTTACTAACCAATCACTCTACCATAACCATGGTCTCGGTATAAAGCAGTGTTCTTACTAACCAATCACTCTACCATAACCATGGTCTCGGTATAAAGCAGTGTCCTTACTAACCAATCACTCTACCATAACCATGGTCTCGGTATAAAGCAGTGTTCTTACTAACCAATCACTCTACCATAACCATGGTCTCGGTATAAAGCAGTGTTCTTACTAACCAATCACTCTACCATAACCATGGTCTCGGTATAAAGCAGTGTTCTTACTAACCAATCACTCTACCATAACCATGGTCTTGGTTGAGCAAGGGCAATATTACTTTAAGTCTCAAGCAGGGTGACCTCAACATACTATATATCACCATACTATATACCACcacactatacagtggggcaaaaaagtatttaaaatttGAAGCagagcttaatttgtaaattgggaGGTGCCAGAACAAAGAGTGGGTGCTAGAGGGGGGGGTTCTGTGGTACCAGAACTCATGAGAAAAAAGATCACCTATAATAATAGAGCATTGAACGCATATCATCACATTTGGGTAGAGCCACTTATAGAAGGTGCACATATGGGGAACATTTTTAGTAGCCTAGGGTCCGGGAAAGTGTTGGCCTTTTTAAAACCGCATTTCGTGCAATTCTACAtccttttacatgactggagactttggcatTATCTTTTTTTAATCTGCACAAATGATCGAAatggcaggctactttgacactgacaaacttagtatctgagatcaataaaaacgaccttgtcttgaatccatcaatagcctataggcctaggtTTGTGGAGAAACATAtagtaggctacaatatgaggaggaaattagtcctaaaaatgctttccagtttcactgactcacccaatgatgcgcagctcactCGCTGGAGATTGTCGATGCGCTCGTGTCAAaagcctatctctccctctctctgttttgtaaaacaatgtttgggagttgatcaaatattttggtagtcTACAGCATAGTCTTATCTTTTCAGCAAGAGTCattgctttccaacctgtgttttccctcgattgtatttgaaatattgcaaaaggcctgttttgtctgcgtgctgttttttcactgacagatttgcctcgcgttcccgactgtaggctattctttgttattgggctacaatccGCAGCTAGGCTATTtaaacaaaagaagctattggtCCTCTGTAGCTAAATTATAGGGCTTCTCATGACGTATTAGGCTATTCTGAatgatttaatttatttctgaacagacagcagtaattccgTAACTTTAGAAAATTCCTCCAGAACCCTTCATgcagctatgattctataaggaaacaaATGATGAAGTGCAACTCTGGAGAGATGAGGGGGCAGGATAATTGACGAAGAGGCAACTCGAATGAACTTTGATCGCTTTTATTATAATTGTTACATAGCAAAAAGTGAAAATTATTTTTCATGGCACGAGAGGTACCGGATTCGGCCAAGTAGGTTCCGGAACAAAACAGTCCAGAACGGAAAGGTGCCGGATCCTGTTCTGGCATGAtccggctcaaattaagcactgattTGAAGTACCTAGGCCTCTACCTGCTGAGTATAAAGATTATTAAACTAGATTCAGTGGGCTTGTCATTCACAGTACTGATGAAAAATCAAGTATATTTGATCTAAATGTGGATATACGAGGACATCTAGTGGTCACCTGATTTTTTCAAAATCATGCAAGCTATCTTTGCACTAGCATGCGATGCCATATATTTGACGCAGGTATTTATTATTCAACAAGGATAGTCATTGACCCGGACAAAATATAATTGTATGAGCTATGCCTCTGTGTACCGGCGTTGTTGTACCCCTCTACTATCTGGCTTGGTGGGGCGATCTCGTTCTGCATGCCTGCTTCCCTGAGATACAATGTGTTGTCATGCATTTGTGCATGCACGCTGTTAACAGTCATACCCGTcttgctagctaacttagctagctcaTCAACCAGTATTTTATTCGCTTTTTCTGCACGATAGCACTTATTAAAGCCTTGAAACTCATGGGGACCTCACTGTTACCACGGGTCATCGAGCTAGCCCTTATTTGGCAGCAGGGTTGCATCGGTTTCCATTGGATTTGACAGCTTGTTAGgctggctagctaggtagctaattcACTAACACGAACTGTTTATCACGTAGCAGCCTATGCAGACTAGCATCGCTAGCAACTAGCTAACATGGATAAAGTCTAGTCGTGGGTCCACAAAAATCAAACAAATGGTACTGAACTGATGACAAAATCATGTTTCGAAATTGTAGTAGCTATATATGTTGTTGTTTAATGACATTGCGAATATAATAACTTTTGACATTTAACTACCGGTATGTATCTAATCCGGTTTCGGCATGAGAAAAGTATTAATCGCAAATTCCAGCACTAACGGATACCGGGAAATAGAAATATGAGAACCGGTCACGAATGCGGAGCCACGCCCTAAAATAACATGTGACCACAAGGCGTTTGTGACACATTCTTGCGTTCCAACTTTGTCttaattgtctgtaggttctaaaTTGCTTATGAGCTTGGCTGCCCTTCAGAAAGTAGCTGATTCTTGTACTCTACAGCTGTATTTTCCTACAGTTACTAATAATACTAGCAACAAAACAGATTACATTCCTTAAAATGATATTGCCAGATGGAAGAaaataataaggtaggcctaaaCTGTAATAAGATATACCTTAAAGACTGCTTGTGTTTAATCCTGTATCCAGTTGCCCCTCTTGTACTGGGATAAAACAATAGGGAACCCATGAACCTTATGCAGGAGTACATGTGTTTTGTAGACACACCTGGGTTCTAAACTGGCTGAGGTAAACATTTTAGAAAGCCTGGGTTTTTAAATCCCGGTGAAAGCAGATATGACAAGGTTTGTCAATGTCATGTTGCCCTTCTATTTAGATGAAACTAGCGAAAATGATCATTTTTCTTCTCTTAATCCACATTTTCTAGCAAAAAAACATGTTCATGCTTTAGGGCTGGTGGCTCCATACATATTGGTCaaatgtaaagtgtgtgtgtgagggggggggggggggggatataacAAAATATATTCAGTGTTAATATCAAAGTCATTCCAAGGGGTAGGTTTGACAAAGCAAATGAGATgtaacagctattgtttcaattcaactaATAGACAAGGCATACAGTATGGGCCTAGTGTCtcaagctttggttgatttcaaattgAATCTTCCAAGTTAATCATTCACAatttggattcacgtctccatctcaaccaaaaatctaagttaaagaataggactaaattgaatcaaactttatttaaagtttgatttgattaaatgtagacctattctttaacttagatttctggttgagatggagatgtgaatctaACATATAAATGATTCATTTTtcgacaaactggaattaaagccagactaagtcagtggcacagaaggaactatccaagcagaagatacgtCTCCTTCAAATGGTGATATTTGGTTtcgttgtcaaccaaacacaattcaatattactttagtAATACAGTAGATAGCCTAAAGTTCAGTGTACCTTACAAACGAATGGAAccgtatttattcaaccttaaaatgagcgCCACATTTTGACAAGCGTGCATGTTCAAGGTAGTgacgtgtgtaactctgtgttgttgtttttggtcgcactgctttgcttcatctttgccaggtcgcagttgtaaaagagaacttgttctcaactggcctacctgattaaataaaaggtgaaaaaaCAAGGAACAAAAAGAATAGCATTCTAAGGTCGCAGATCTGTGGAGATCTTCCCAATTGCTATAATAATCTGCGCAGAATCTcaaacagcattgatcacttgcaccatgttcttttaatgtaatctcaactacaatccaggtcatttggttgtgctattagataAAGCACATTGATAAAACATTTCAGTAGTTGTATAAATACTAAAtgtctgacattgtattcccatttgaactttgttgtgcttttaaatggttcaAAGTGCTGTGAAAACACATTTAGATGACAGATAAACCAGAAATCAGACAGTTTTTCCaatggaatttggttgtgcttttagatggttgaacgCATAGTGAAAACACATTGGGAATTAAACACACTTCTCATTGTCTTTTTGAGTGGggggtttattttatttatgttatttatttcatctttatttaggctagttgagaacaagttctcatttaaaactgcgacctggccaagataaagcatagcagtgtgaacagacaccaacagagttacacatggagtaaacgattaacaagtcaataacacagtagaaaaaaagagtctatacaCTGACATTGTgggcaaaaggcatgaggaggtaggcgaataattacaattttgcagattaacactggagtgataaatgatcagatggtcatgtgcaggtagatactggtgtgcaaaagagc
This window of the Oncorhynchus clarkii lewisi isolate Uvic-CL-2024 chromosome 1, UVic_Ocla_1.0, whole genome shotgun sequence genome carries:
- the LOC139419166 gene encoding protein ANKUB1-like; the protein is MVMREPVVRVFSAVTGETLSVLGTVFLLSTSVARLMTLVSQQCGLPVSSFRLSSPTGLQLYDWNRLHDYAIDLGATLRLDTWDGWAEFLRGCFLGHRLTVQRHLSRERPVMRFQLRVALYIAASLGHLDLAGWLLERGVRVIEPVGVHPYREWCHQTAHPDVAKCPAVASIERGQLTILKLFIASSVLTLACRDPQGRDPLRIALQYGHRECVSHLATRLCSVVVLPGMALPMRTYLQIKGWVRLGQRRAASRHCMGLNRAPFRTRVGDTVLVDDFTLPKMSSKPRRSEAKAGIRIPWLQQLNVAQTLARRSAQHIG